The window ATCCGGGCTATGCCACATGGTTCGAAAGAAGAAATTGCATTAATGATGAGCCATAGCCCGAGCCTAaaaggcccgccaaaaggcctcataTTCAGGATTTTGATGACAAAGCCCGAGAGCGTTTGGCCTGggcagaaaaggaaaagaaatatcaaGCCACCATCCATGCCTTAGAGGAAAAGTTGAGGAACCTCGCATTTGAAAATGACTTACAGGCACAGGTAGCCGAAGGTGAAAAGAGAAAATTGACCCGAGAGAATGAGGCGCTCCGAGCCCAACTCCGGGACATGAGGATAGCCACCGAAATGCATGTAAGGAGCGAGAGAGATGAAAAAATCATCAATAACTTAAGAATGAAGGTACACGACAATCTAGCTGACTTGATAAAGGCCGAAAAAGATTTGCTAAATGCTCAAACAAAGTTGGCCAAAGGAGCAGAAGAACATGCCCACCGTTTGAAGCAGAAATACGACAAAGAAATAACAGTTCTAAAGAAAACATTGTTTGTTCTTGAGAATGAAATGGTCCAGCAAACAAAAGATTTTAAGACAAAAAAGAGCATTTCTATGCATTAATTTGCCAACTAGAAGAAAGCGTGCAACAGCTACAGGTCCAAAACAGCACAGACGCACAAGTGTTGGAAGACCGGTCATAGCAAATTGGGCATCTGcttcaagaaaaaggaattaTCAGAACAAGGATTAAGGAGATAGCTGACTATGTCATGATGAAATGTCacgaatgtgaagacatgactaggTCCAAGTTTTTCGCTTCCATGATGACCTTCATTCACCAGGTAATGGATGACTTAGACCTTCTTCAAGAAGATATTGCGCGAAGGCCCGCACAAAGACCAGCTAATGCCCCGCAGGCTCCCAAAGTACCAGTAGAGGCTCTTACGTACTTTTTAGTTTTTAGTCTTTTTTCGAGTctgtaattttcttttttttctttttttttcttttcgaatTTTGTTCAAGGTTGTGTCATTGTTTATTTCGAGTCTGTATTGTTTTCCTTTATAGTCGTCAGAAGTTTAATTCCTTGtaatagaaaatcaaaaaatatatatctttgTTAATGAAAATGAAATGCAAAATGTGTGTGGTTTTTGTTATTTCACACTTgtcccctgaactacgtaatgatccgATTCATGCGACGATGATACGTATGCAATCCACGTAGAATTCGATCATAgccatgaaataaaaaaaaaagagaaataaagtgAGAAAGTAAAAAGGGAGATAACAAAGCTGGGAAAAAAGATACAGCCATTGCAAAAACATTTAGAaaacgtttaactgtttaggtgcattgcatccccaatatgcGATTCCCTATGTGTTAAATATCTCAAACTAACGAGGTTGTTGTGTATGCTTTAAGAACATGTCCTATTTTTAGGTGGTTGGTTTTTTTGGTAATTTGCTTTACATCCTTACCTCACGAGATCAAAGGGAAGTATCGCCATGGCCTCAGAAAGTCACCTACCCATCATTGAGCCCGAGGATAGCCCGGTATCGGCTATCCCGCAGTCAGAGTCAGCAGCTGCTGAGGAAAATAGAAGGCTACGATGTCGTATGCTAGAAATGTGGGACGCATGGTCCAACGGCAGGGAACCACCCAGTActatccctggattccctgaatTGCTCCCCAGGACAGGAGGAACCACCAATGTCCCTATCCCAGTGACCAACCCATTCATCCCGTTTGGGTACCCCACCATGTCAGCCAACTTCACCGGTATGCCTTttgaggttcgcccccaggcaccGTTTTCAGGAATATCATCTATTGTGTTCACAGCACCACCAGCCTCTACTACGGCACAACCAACAGTGCCTCGACCATGATTTGAACCATCAACTTTCACTTTTCAAGCACCCCAATTTCAACTGGACACCGCTTGTGTTACCCCAAACTCTTATCCTCAGCACCCACAATATGAGTCTCTCATAGAGTATCAAAGAGCCGTGAGGAAccctgaacaagaagagatatcTCGAAAGATGAAAAGCATCGAGCAGGGCCTTGAGAACATGCAAGgcctgagtggccaaaagagcaTTTCATATGCTGATTtttgcatgttccctcacgtacaTTTGCCTGTTGGCTTTAAAACACCAAAATTCAAAAGATATGACGGGCACGGAGACCCGATCGCCCACTTGAAGCGATATTgtaaccagctgaggggtgctggtggaaaagaggagttgctaatggcctatttcggagaaagcctcaccggaatcgcttctgagtggtatatggaccaggacatatcccATTGGCATATATGGGACGACTTGGCCCAGGATTTTGTAAGGCAATTCCAATAAAATGTTGATATAGCCCCGGACATGAATTCCCTGACCAACCTCAAAAAGAAAGCCTCGGAAAGTTTCCGGGAATACGCTATCAAGTGGCGTGAATAAGCAGCCAGAGTAAAACTACCGATGGATGAGGCCGAGATGGTCAATGTCTTCTTACAGGCCCAAGAGGCCgattacttccaaaacatgatgtctggcATGGGCAAACCGTTCTCGAAGGCCAtaaaaattggagaaatggtagaaaaCGGCTTGAAAACGGACCGCATCATAAGTCAATCTTCTTTAAGAGCCACTACCCAAGCCGTCCATAATGGCTCTGGAGGTTTAGCAAATCGGAAGAAGAGGGAagaaggagccatgatggcttcaagTTCGAGAAACTCTCATCGACCCAATGATTATTCTTGTCCGCCTTCCCGAACcccgcaacactactacccccaccaagATGCAGCATATGACATGGCCccgcctccctatgcggtgatgaataCCCAACCTTACACATGGCCACAGCAGCATTACAACCAAAACAGAGCTCCACCTCTAAAAAAATaaccatccttaccaagctccatataatccccgtcCACCACAGAATAACTACCAACATAACACACGCCCCCGTGAGCCCCCCAGGAAAAAAGCGacttcacccctattggtgagtCTTACTATAGCATGTTCCCAAAGTTAGTCCAAATGGGTCTATTGCAACATGTGCCTCCAAACCGGCAGAATCCGGAATCTCCATCATACCGGCCTGGTACTAggtgtgcttatcattcaggGGCAGAAGGCATGACACTGAAGATTGTTGGACTCTTAAGAGGGCAGTTGAGAATCTGATAGAATAGAAGCGGGTAGAGTTGAGGGACGAGGAAGTCCCCAATGTAACTAACAGCCCATTATTGGCTTACAACAACGGACCGGTTATTGGGATGATCTGTGAGGACAAAGAATTCAACCCAGCTTTAAAAGCTACCATTGCCATTGCCGACTCAGAAAAGAAATCCAAAGCGGTGGCAAAACAAGCTAGAGATGAGAAGAAGATCAATTCCACTCCCCAAGATGCAGAAAAGGCTGTGGAAACAAAGATAGGGGAAGCACCTGCTAAAGATTCCATTCTCTACGTTCCTAGGGCCCCCAGGAAGGGACAACTCATGTTGAGCCCTCCCAAAATATTTGAACAGAGGAAAGCCACGTTGAATATGCCAAAGTTGTATGTACCAAAAGGGACTTACGTGGCACGGAGGCCAATAATTCCACCCAGGCTGGATGAGCCTTTGGTCATCAACCGCGCACCGCAGAATCCCATGAGAGACCCCACTGTCATCCCTTGGAACTACAATAAGACAGTGGtcacatacaaaggaaaggaagtCATGGGAGAAGTAAATGAAATGAACCAATCTAGGAAGTATCACAACCCAGAAGAATTGAACAAATCAAAGCTAAACAAGGAGAAACGGCTTCCACTCAAGAAGCCGGTGAGTGCTGAAGAAGCGGAGGAGTTTTTCCGAAGGATGAAAACTTCGGAATATGCCATAATTGATCAACTTAGGAAGACTCTTTCCCAGATTTCACCTTTATTCTTGCCGATGAGCTCAAATGAACATCAAAAGGTGCTTCTAAAAACATTGAATGAGGCGTATGTCCCGATTGAAACTTTAGTCGAACAATTGGAAAGAATGGCTGAGCGATTTTTCGAAGTCAACCGGATCTTCTTCAGCTACAATGACTTGCCTCCAGAGAGAGCCacccacaacaaagcccttcacTTGACTGTCAAGTGTGAAGGTTATTATGTGAAGAGGGTTATGCTAGACGTTGGGTCCGAAGTcgacatttgccctctctcaacGCTATAGAGGATGGAAATCGGGACAGAAAGGATTAGACCAAACAATGTTTGTGTGCATGCTTTTGATGGCGTCAAGTGAGATACGATAGGGGAAATTGACTTGATTCTAACCATTGTCCTCGTGGACTTTGAAGTGACGTTCCAAGTTCTGGACATGGATACTTCATATAACTTTCTCTTAGGAAGACCGTGGATCTATGCCGCAGGCGCAGTGCCCTCTACTCtccatcaaatggtcaaattcgaaCATGAAAACCAAGAAATTATCGTCCACGGAGAGGATGAACAATCCATTTACAgggacccatcagtcccatgTCTCGAGGCTAGAGAAGGAAGTGAGCACATTGTCTATCAAGCCTTTGAAATTGTGGTCTCCGACCAGTGTGAAGAAGGAACCTCGTTTCCTCAACCCTGCTTATCAAACGCATTAATCATGGTTGCCAGTGAAATGATAAAACATGGGTACAAGCCCGAGAAAGGGCTCAAGGTATCCTTACAAGGTGTCACAGATCCCGTCACTTTGACTGCTAATAAGAAGTTCTTTGGCATAGGATTCCAAGCTACCAATGCCGACATAAAATGGGCCAATGAGCGTAAGAAAAATGGATGGGTCCTGCCCCAACCCGTTCCGCATCTCGCCAAGTTATTTGTGAAACCAAAGTacgtagaagaagaagaagaggccttCACGGCCGAAGAAATCGAGGACATTTGTGAGGCAATGAGACAAATGTTATACGAGGTTCACATGGTCTAACCAagggaaggctcaagcactgctgAGGTGCAGTACATGGAGCCAAATGCTAAGcttcaaaattggaaggctactccattacctgtcaggcgggaatcccggtagtttcagtcttgccatcttttctacattccgagttatttcagggtgtaactcgaatgttttatttttgttgtctTTTAGTTTCAATGTAAACCCtcttatcttcaaattcaatgaaatgaaattaatatttcatcgtctatggatcttttcttttatttctttctgattttgctattttcttatctttttcttttcagttctaataatgcggacttaaataacatcacatgcttgtggacttcatgcccagatcctaaaacgttgtctaactgtgaaataataaatcaagaaccagaatatgatgaaaatgaggcttttagggaaataaatcgagaactggaacaatttgagaataagcttAAGCAAAACTTAAATGAAATCGAGCCATTTAATATGGGCAGTTCAGAAGAGGTCCGGGAAACCATGATAAAAATTCACGCCGATGAAAGAACTAgagatgcattgatccaacttttgtttgaattcaaagacatgttttcatggtcctatgatgatatgccagggcTGAGTGTCGATTTGGTGGTACATAAATTGCCAACTTATCCCGTTACCCACCCGtgcaacaaaagcaaagaaagtttaaaacagACATCGgtgataaaatcaaagaagaagtcactaaaAAATTGAAAGATGGTGTAATCCgggtggtccgatacaccacatggttggctaatgtggtcccagtgccaaagaaggatgggaaaaccccgagtgtgtgttgattatcgagatttgaacaaagcaagccctaaggacaacttcccattgccaaacatccatattcttgttgacaactgtgccaaataTGAGATACAGtatttcgtggattgttatgttgGGTATCACCaggttctgatggatgaagaagacgcagaaaagacggctttcaccacaccttggggtacttactgttacagggtcatgccatttggtctgaaaaaTGCCGGGGCAACCTACACGAGAGCCATAACTGttattttccacgacatgatgcaccaggaaattgaggtgtatgtggatgatgtaatcattaATTCCAGAATGCAGGAAGACCATGTGcaggatttgagaaagttctttgagcgtctATGCATGTATGACTTGAAATTGAATCCAGctaaatgtgcattcggagttccatctAGGAAACTTCTGGGTTTTATAGTTAGTCGGAggggtatcgagctagatccaacaaagataaaggctattcgggatttgccacctccaagaaccaagaaagaggtcatgagtctactgggaagattgaattacatcagcaggttcattgctcagcttacTACCACATGTGATCCCATATTTAagttgctgaagaaagatgcagcgatcaaatggacagatgaatatcaagaggcttttgataagatcaaagaatatctgtcagATCCGTCAGTTTTGGTTCCACCCGAGCCCGGGAGACCTTTGTTTATGTACCTgatagtcttggaaaattctttcagCTATGTCCTAcggcaacatgatgtgaccgggaagAGAGAGCAGGAcatatactacttgagcaagaagtttaccagTTATGAAGCCGAGTATACTTTGTTAGAAAGAacttgttgtgccctaacttgggtcgcccAGAAGCTCAGACATTATTTGTTGGCCTACACCACACATCTCATAACAAGAATGGATCCcctaaagtacatattccaaaaaccaatgcccacgcgaaggttagcaaaatggcaaatcctgctcactgaGTTTGACATTGTCGATGTTACCCGTACGGTGATGAAAGCTCAAGCCTTGGCAGTTCATCTAgctgagaacccggttgatgataaATACCAACCCCTAAGTCCATACTTTCCGTACGAGGAAGTAAACTCAGTTGAAATAATTCCAGAGGACAcaaatgcttggaaaatgttctttgatggagctgtaaaTGCGAAAAGTGTaaggattggggcaattttgatttcgcccaCTAGTCAGCACTATCCGGCCACAGCCCGGCTTCATTTCTTCTATACGAACAACACtaccgagtatgaagcttgcatcataAGCATGAACATAGCAGTTGATCTGGATGttgaagaattgttaatcatgggagattctaaTTTGATCattcggcaagcccaaggtgaatgggaaactcgagacatcaagcttatcCTATACagacaacatgtggaagatcttagcaaacgGTTCAAGTCCgtcgagttcaggtatattcctcgATTACACAATGAGTTAGCTGATACATTAGCTACTTTGGCCTCAATGCTGCCGTATCCGGGTAATATTCATATTGACCCGctggaaatccaaattcgagaaaggcatggttattgtaatGCAATTGAAATAGAACCAGATGTTCAGCCTTGGTATCACGATatcaaaaggtttttgaaaaTAAAGGAATATCCCGAGCAGGCCAgtagagaccaaaagagaaccattagaaggtTGGCCAGCAGTTTCTTCTTAAGCGGagaagttttgtacaaaagaacccaaGACCTTAATCTTTTGAGGTGTGTAGATGCCAAAGTAGCTGAAATGATCATGAACAAAGTGCATTCGGGGGTATGCGGGGCCCACATAAACTGATATGtacttgcaaagaaaatcctgcgggcaggttattactggataaccatggaaaaggactgcttcagttttgtccgaaaatgccatcaatgtcagatacacggtgacctgattcatgcaccgcccTCAAAGTTTCATCCTATATCAGCACCTTGGTCGTTCAttacttggggcatggatgtcattgggccaatcgagccaaaagcttcaaacgggcacagattcatcttggttgccattgattatttcacaaagtgggttgaagcagtcacTTTCAAAGCCGTCACTAAGAAAGCAGCAGTGGAATTCATGCATTCCAACATcatttgtcgttttggtattccaaaAACTATCATTACATACAATGCTGCAAAtctgaacagtcacttgatgagggaggtatgcgaaTAGTTTAAAATTacgcatcgcaattctaccccctACCGACCCAAAGCCAATGGCACCGTTGAAgcggcaaacaagaacatcaaaaagatcctcaggaaaattattcaaagttctagacagtggcatgagaagatgcttttgcattattgggatatcgcacaaccGTACGCATATCAGTTGGGACCAGGCcttacttattggtttatggcactgaagttgTAATACCTGAAGAAGTTaaaattccctctcttcgaatcattgttgaagcgAGATTgaggatgatgaatgggtcaagacCCGGCTGGACAAATTaactatgattgatgaaaagcggatggccgcagtttgtcacgggcagttgtaccaataaagaatggcccgtgcctacgaCAAGAAAATGCGGCCCAGGAAAttcgaagtggggcaactcgttctgaGACGCATTCttccgcatcatgaggaagcaaagggaaaaattgctccaaattggaaaggtccgtacattataagaaaattgtTGCCGAATGTGgcattgtacttgggagacattgaaggaaatgaccccgaaacataTGTCAATGCGGAtacggtcaaaaggtattatgtttaacTCCTTTCGCGGTTTTAATACTCTCTGAtcgggatgacgaaggctttcattctcgctacccaaacactaccaACCCTTGCAAACCCTTTAAGCCGGTtctcttttctttgattaccctctttggaacctaaaaatcatgtttaaaaaaaagatgaaaaacaaatgatcaaaaacaaagttccttgaactacgtttgacttgattccaaaaggatacgtaggcaggctcactctggggttcagtcacaccaaaataaaaattcaaatttcccCAAAGTTGAAACTGGGCAGAAGTTATAACGGTTGGGCGATGGTTCCGCCTGAATGTTTCCAAAGttgtaacccgatccaaattcTTTTTCCCAAATTCTCTTAAGTCCTTCTAATCAATCAGCGAGAATGTTACTTGGATCTGTTGCCaccaaataaaagaaataaaattagagagtcttatcggtgaaaacccttacgggcaccctaaggcgatggtaagcagagaaattgaaatgagagtcttgttagtgaaaactcgcaaagagcacaaCAGGGtgacggtgagaagagaaatgagggaggtcagctggtgaaaacccgcaaagggcgccactaATCGAAAAGGGGAATCCTCACAGCCATCAGCATCGATAGAGTCCTAGCAAGGTTTCTCAATCTTGAGGTATACGttatgatgaatttctgagagttggaGGGTTTACACAAATCAGGCATCCAGTCTAAGAgtcatgtcatgttcattgaagtccgcatacACTCCAAATAAGTCCTTGTTTCCTTTCCCTGAAAGGGATGCCTCTCGTCTAAGTCCATTTTGTCCAtttcattgtttgtttttctttgaatcccatTCGGTCTAATTCTGTTctaaaactaagacaaagaaaggatggcaagattAATTTACATGGCTTTTTTTTTACACAAGCCAATATTCGAGGGCAGGTGCATCGAgtcgactggccatgatggtcGATGCCTTGAAATCAAAATTCCTGAAAGGAAAGGAAatcaaagtcaaatgcccacaaaggcaaaataaagttaaaaaaggttaagtcccacgtgatTAACCGTTATGGTAAAGTTTTGGAAAAGCCAAGTTCTCCAAGGCCAAAAATGAAATCGGTCCTCAGAGAACAAGCAAGCAattgagatcttcatcaaagaagcCGGACCGAGATCAAGTGACCGAAAcattcaaggccacaaaaccaaccaccgtttcaaactaacaaattgttctttgtttgaaaaacaggaaacaggtgcaatccaaaggcaaccttgcaagaagcatgTGCAACCAAAAGGAAACtgcgcaagggcta is drawn from Nicotiana tabacum cultivar K326 chromosome 9, ASM71507v2, whole genome shotgun sequence and contains these coding sequences:
- the LOC142164073 gene encoding uncharacterized protein LOC142164073, with the protein product MKAQALAVHLAENPVDDKYQPLSPYFPYEEVNSVEIIPEDTNAWKMFFDGAVNAKSVRIGAILISPTSQHYPATARLHFFYTNNTTEYEACIISMNIAVDLDVEELLIMGDSNLIIRQAQGEWETRDIKLILYRQHVEDLSKRFKSVEFRYIPRLHNELADTLATLASMLPYPGNIHIDPLEIQIRERHGYCNAIEIEPDVQPWYHDIKRFLKIKEYPEQASRDQKRTIRRLASSFFLSGEVLYKRTQDLNLLRCVDAKVAEMIMNKVHSGWVEAVTFKAVTKKAAVEFMHSNIICRFGIPKTIITYNAANLNSHLMREVCE